From Pararhodobacter zhoushanensis, the proteins below share one genomic window:
- the moaB gene encoding molybdenum cofactor biosynthesis protein B → MGTIDESKDFIPVRIAVMTVSDSRTLAEDRSGDTLVQRLEADGHVLAARMILQDERAQIAAQLRAWCADPDIDVILTTGGTGLTGRDVTVEAHRDVYEKEIEAFGTVFTMVSLQKIGTSAVQSRATGGVAGGTYLFALPGSPGACRDAWDEILHWQLDFRHRPCNFVEIMPRLDEHLRRK, encoded by the coding sequence ATGGGCACGATCGACGAGAGCAAGGACTTCATCCCGGTGCGTATTGCGGTGATGACCGTGTCGGACAGCCGCACGCTTGCCGAGGATCGTTCCGGCGACACGCTGGTGCAGCGGCTTGAGGCCGACGGGCATGTGCTGGCCGCGCGGATGATCCTGCAGGATGAGCGCGCACAGATCGCCGCGCAGCTGCGCGCCTGGTGCGCCGATCCTGACATAGATGTGATCCTGACCACCGGCGGCACCGGCCTGACCGGGCGTGATGTGACGGTCGAGGCGCATCGCGATGTCTATGAGAAAGAGATCGAGGCTTTCGGCACGGTTTTCACCATGGTTTCCCTGCAAAAAATCGGCACCTCGGCGGTGCAGAGCCGGGCAACCGGCGGTGTGGCGGGCGGCACCTATCTGTTCGCGCTGCCCGGATCGCCGGGGGCGTGCCGCGATGCCTGGGACGAAATCCTGCACTGGCAGCTCGATTTTCGTCATCGGCCATGTAATTTCGTCGAAATCATGCCCCGTTTGGATGAACATCTGCGACGGAAGTGA
- a CDS encoding MarR family transcriptional regulator, translated as MKTASNPTPAALPDGIPSGKEYYERSLTVALLRARESTMRRFKKYSDASDLSPPQWRVLRALADGVPLDAGTLCQRCVILPPSLTRILRALSEKGIIRQVDCSDARRHMVTLTEHGQTMFGQLVGQSEDSRREIEEAFGEEKMSLLLDLLNELREITEALPPNA; from the coding sequence ATGAAAACAGCTTCCAACCCCACTCCTGCAGCACTTCCCGACGGCATCCCTTCGGGCAAGGAATATTATGAACGCTCGCTGACCGTGGCCTTGCTGCGGGCGCGAGAATCGACGATGCGGCGGTTCAAGAAATATTCCGACGCCAGCGACTTGTCGCCGCCGCAATGGCGCGTGTTGCGCGCCCTGGCCGATGGCGTACCGCTGGACGCGGGCACGCTGTGCCAACGCTGCGTGATCCTGCCGCCGTCCCTGACACGGATCCTGCGGGCGCTGTCGGAAAAAGGCATCATCCGGCAGGTCGACTGTTCGGACGCCCGCCGTCACATGGTCACACTGACCGAACACGGCCAGACGATGTTCGGCCAGCTTGTCGGCCAGTCCGAAGATTCGCGTCGGGAGATCGAGGAAGCTTTCGGCGAGGAAAAGATGTCGCTGCTGCTCGATCTGCTCAACGAATTGCGCGAAATCACCGAGGCGCTGCCCCCCAACGCCTAA
- a CDS encoding LysE family translocator, producing the protein MIEPLVLLAYIPAALALNLTPGADMMFCMGQGLRGGPRAAMAANAGIACGGMVHVLVAGLGLGALMAAHPGIFEAVRWLGVAYLLWLAVKSLRASGMPEVPRVSPGRAFREGLVVNLLNPKVILFVLAFIPQFVDPARPILPQFLLFGAVLSVGGLVVNGAVGLAAGGAAGRLMRSARFATVLGRVSAGIFGALALRLALMQRS; encoded by the coding sequence ATGATCGAGCCCCTTGTCTTGCTTGCCTATATCCCTGCCGCGCTGGCGCTGAACCTGACGCCGGGGGCGGACATGATGTTCTGTATGGGCCAGGGCCTGCGCGGAGGCCCGCGCGCGGCGATGGCGGCGAATGCGGGGATTGCCTGTGGTGGCATGGTGCATGTGCTGGTCGCCGGGCTGGGACTGGGCGCGCTGATGGCGGCGCATCCGGGGATTTTCGAGGCGGTGCGCTGGCTGGGCGTGGCCTATCTGCTGTGGCTGGCGGTCAAGTCGCTGCGCGCCAGCGGTATGCCCGAGGTGCCCCGCGTCTCACCGGGGCGGGCGTTTCGCGAGGGCCTCGTGGTCAATCTGCTGAACCCGAAGGTGATCCTTTTCGTACTGGCCTTCATCCCGCAATTCGTTGACCCTGCGCGCCCGATCCTGCCGCAGTTCCTGCTGTTCGGCGCGGTGCTGTCGGTCGGCGGGCTGGTGGTGAATGGTGCCGTTGGGCTGGCTGCTGGTGGCGCGGCAGGCCGCCTGATGCGCTCGGCGCGGTTTGCCACGGTGCTGGGGCGCGTCTCGGCGGGTATCTTTGGCGCCTTGGCGCTGCGTCTGGCGCTGATGCAAAGGAGCTGA
- the ileS gene encoding isoleucine--tRNA ligase has protein sequence MCADTPQTSEYPDYKDTLFLPETEFPMRAGLPAREPEWLARWERLGVYEQLRDKAKASARKPFTLHDGPPYANGHLHIGHALNKTIKDIIVRSHQMMGFDSRYVPGWDCHGLPIEWKIEEQYRAKGLDKDDVDIVAFRQECRKFAEGWVNIQREEFKRLGVTGTWNDPYLTMDYHAEAVIAEEFMKFLMNGSLYQGSKPVMWSPVEKTALAEAEVEYHDHTSHQVWVRFKPVGGALDGATVVIWTTTPWTLPQNRAVAFNPGIAYGLYRVTEADEKSTAVVGETLLLADALAEGVLTTAKVTGFEKLRDVTAEDLDGLVLAHPFRGVEGGNGEWDYDVPMLPGEHVTDDAGTGFVHTAPSHGDDDYQLGVKFRLPMTYNVEPDGSYRADLPLFAGQHIILPDGKEGPANVSVIKQLAYSGALLAKGKLKHSYPHSWRSKAPVIYRNTPQWFAAIDKPLDDGMGQYGDTIRQRALKSIEDLVKFTPVSGRNRLHSMMEARPDWVLSRQRAWGVPLTCFVKNGAKPGDDDFLLRDPRVNTRIVLAFEAEGADVWYVQGFKEKILKDLHNPDDYSQIFDILDVWFDSGSTHAFVLRDRADGVPDGIADVYMEGTDQHRGWFHSSMLQGCGTKGRAPYRNVVTHGFTLDEKGMKMSKSIGNIIVPQEIIEQYGADILRLWVAQADYTVDQRIGKEILKGTADSYRRLRNTLRFMLGALGDYAPSQAVAYAEMPELEQLMLHRLAELDAVVRKGYAAFDFQGVFQALFTFATTDLSAFYFDIRKDALYCDPSDSKLRRSCLTVMDALFHRLTTWLAPILPFTMEDVWLSRFPGEEGSVHLQDFPGTPAEWLAPELAARSTTVRAVRRVVTGALEVERRAKTIGASLEAAPTVYLSPELAQIVTNPDTFATLCITSSLTLTTEAAPEGAFSMDDVPGVGVVFHHADGQKCQRCWKILPDVGSHKHPGTCARCDAALG, from the coding sequence ATGTGTGCCGATACCCCCCAGACGTCTGAATACCCTGACTACAAAGACACCCTGTTCCTGCCCGAAACCGAGTTCCCCATGCGCGCGGGACTGCCTGCGCGCGAGCCGGAATGGCTGGCCCGCTGGGAGCGGCTGGGCGTCTACGAGCAGCTGCGCGACAAGGCCAAGGCCAGCGCGCGCAAGCCCTTCACGCTGCATGACGGCCCGCCCTATGCCAACGGCCATCTGCACATCGGCCACGCGCTGAACAAGACGATCAAGGACATCATCGTGCGCTCGCATCAGATGATGGGCTTCGACAGCCGCTATGTGCCGGGCTGGGACTGCCACGGTCTGCCGATCGAGTGGAAGATCGAGGAACAGTACCGCGCCAAGGGGCTGGACAAGGACGACGTGGATATCGTCGCCTTCCGTCAGGAATGCCGCAAGTTCGCCGAAGGCTGGGTGAACATCCAGCGCGAGGAGTTCAAGCGGCTGGGCGTGACGGGGACGTGGAATGACCCGTATCTGACGATGGACTACCACGCCGAGGCGGTGATCGCCGAGGAGTTCATGAAATTCCTGATGAACGGGTCGCTCTATCAGGGCTCCAAGCCCGTGATGTGGTCGCCGGTCGAGAAAACCGCGCTGGCCGAGGCTGAGGTGGAGTACCACGACCACACCAGCCATCAGGTGTGGGTGCGGTTCAAGCCGGTGGGCGGAGCCCTTGACGGGGCGACGGTGGTGATCTGGACCACGACGCCATGGACCCTGCCGCAGAACCGCGCGGTCGCGTTCAATCCGGGTATCGCCTATGGCCTCTACCGCGTCACCGAAGCCGACGAGAAATCGACGGCGGTGGTGGGTGAGACGCTCCTGCTGGCCGATGCGCTGGCCGAGGGGGTCCTGACCACCGCCAAGGTCACCGGCTTTGAAAAGCTGCGCGACGTCACGGCCGAAGACCTGGACGGGCTGGTTCTGGCGCACCCGTTCCGGGGCGTGGAAGGTGGCAATGGCGAATGGGACTATGACGTCCCCATGCTGCCGGGCGAACACGTTACCGACGACGCGGGCACCGGCTTTGTCCACACGGCCCCCAGCCACGGCGATGATGACTATCAGCTGGGCGTCAAGTTCAGGCTGCCGATGACCTATAACGTCGAGCCGGACGGTTCTTACCGCGCCGATCTGCCGCTGTTCGCCGGTCAGCACATCATCCTGCCCGATGGCAAGGAAGGCCCGGCCAACGTGTCGGTGATCAAGCAGCTGGCCTATAGCGGCGCGCTGTTGGCCAAGGGCAAGCTGAAGCACTCCTACCCGCATAGCTGGCGCTCGAAAGCGCCGGTGATCTACCGCAACACGCCGCAATGGTTCGCCGCCATCGACAAGCCGCTCGACGACGGCATGGGCCAGTATGGCGACACGATCCGTCAGCGGGCGCTGAAATCCATCGAGGATCTGGTCAAGTTCACCCCGGTCTCGGGCCGCAACCGCCTGCATTCGATGATGGAGGCGCGGCCCGACTGGGTGCTGTCGCGTCAACGCGCGTGGGGCGTGCCGCTGACCTGCTTTGTCAAGAACGGGGCGAAACCGGGCGACGATGACTTCCTGCTGCGCGATCCGCGCGTCAATACGCGGATTGTTCTGGCATTTGAGGCCGAGGGCGCGGATGTCTGGTATGTGCAAGGCTTCAAGGAAAAGATCCTGAAAGACCTGCATAATCCCGACGACTACAGCCAGATTTTTGACATTCTGGATGTGTGGTTCGACTCCGGTTCCACCCACGCTTTCGTGCTGCGCGACCGGGCGGATGGCGTGCCGGACGGCATCGCCGATGTCTATATGGAGGGCACCGACCAGCATCGCGGGTGGTTCCATTCCTCGATGCTGCAGGGCTGCGGAACCAAAGGCCGCGCGCCGTATCGCAACGTGGTGACGCATGGCTTCACGCTGGACGAGAAGGGCATGAAGATGTCCAAGTCCATCGGCAACATCATCGTGCCGCAAGAGATCATCGAGCAATACGGGGCCGATATCCTGCGGCTGTGGGTGGCGCAGGCCGACTACACGGTTGACCAGCGCATCGGCAAAGAGATCCTGAAGGGCACGGCGGACAGCTATCGCCGCCTGCGCAACACGCTGCGCTTCATGCTGGGCGCGCTGGGCGATTATGCGCCGTCGCAAGCGGTGGCCTATGCCGAAATGCCCGAGCTGGAGCAGCTGATGCTGCACCGGCTGGCGGAACTGGATGCGGTCGTGCGCAAGGGTTATGCGGCCTTCGACTTTCAGGGCGTGTTTCAGGCGCTGTTCACCTTCGCCACGACGGATCTGTCGGCCTTCTATTTCGACATCCGCAAGGACGCGCTTTATTGCGATCCGTCGGACAGCAAACTGCGCCGGTCGTGCCTGACCGTCATGGATGCGCTGTTCCACCGGCTGACGACCTGGCTGGCGCCGATCCTGCCGTTCACGATGGAAGACGTCTGGCTGTCGCGCTTCCCCGGCGAGGAAGGGAGCGTGCACTTGCAGGACTTCCCCGGCACGCCGGCAGAGTGGCTGGCACCGGAACTGGCCGCCCGCTCGACCACCGTGCGCGCTGTGCGCCGGGTGGTGACCGGGGCGCTTGAGGTTGAGCGTCGGGCCAAGACCATCGGGGCGAGCCTTGAGGCGGCTCCGACGGTGTACCTGTCGCCCGAACTGGCGCAGATCGTGACCAACCCGGACACGTTCGCGACGCTGTGCATCACCTCGTCGCTGACGCTGACGACCGAGGCCGCGCCTGAGGGTGCGTTCTCGATGGACGACGTGCCGGGCGTTGGCGTGGTGTTCCATCATGCGGACGGGCAGAAATGCCAGCGCTGCTGGAAGATCCTGCCGGATGTGGGCAGCCACAAGCATCCCGGCACCTGCGCGCGCTGTGACGCCGCGCTGGGTTGA
- a CDS encoding efflux RND transporter permease subunit yields the protein MTRSLIAVFLGALALGLLAVAGGMVRDTLADRAAQESMPRMARERVFTVRVMRLQPGAMSPVLSAFGEVVSRRTLELRAPSAGRILEMADGFEDGAAVTAGQVLVRLDPADATAARDLVRTDLSQAEDELRDAQAALELSHLDRAESEAQADLRQRAFERRQTLSERGVGTEATVEEAELAFAAARAAVIARRQAEAQAEARVATAETAVERQRINLSEAERRVTETAIAASFDGVLSDTNAVAGGHVASNERIASIIDPDSLEVSFRLSTAQYLRLLDAQGALIAARAQVALELGGLEITSPAVLSRAAPSVGEGQSGRLVYAAIDAPRGFRPGDFVTVRITEPELPGVAMVPAAAVDAQGGVLVLAGEDRLEAATVEVVRRQGDSVLIRTGALTGREIVAARNPLLGAGIRVRPQRDAAAEIPAAPDLVALDPERRAELIARVSANTRMPEQVRTRILAQLEQESVPSQLIERLEQGGGRQGADGMARERVIAETSLGLFRYFTRHRTAANLVLVLMLAAGIVAVPRMHAQFFPDIVVDTVNVSIPWTGAGAADVDSAIIQIVEPVMMAVEGVTSTSSTASEGRAQISLEFEPGYDTERAASEVQDALDGINTLPTDADDPRVTRSNWRDRVTNVILTGPVGIQQLALFTDEFVARLFAAGITRASIQGIASPEVSVEVPAMRLVQYDVTLTEIAAAIETSVAADPSGELAGGAQRVRTGSARRTPEEINAIVLRSGADGSTLTVGDVATVLSRDIDRDRSYYVGDSQAVVVRVDRSANGDAIGIQETVQSVADEMMLSLPQGVRIELANARADMISGRLNLLVSNGLQGLALVVLLLFLFLNARTAIWVAAGIPVSMLAAVAMMYVTGMSLNMISLFALIITLGIVVDDAIVVGEHADYRYRVLKETPYQAAENAATRMGMPVLAASLTTIIAFGGLTVIGGRFGDMIADIPWTVIMVLLASLIECFLILPNHMAHALAGSAKEHWYDWPSRTVNKGFDWFRQRMFLPFMRLVIRARYVVLAALMVALAYTGTMFLRGDVPWRFFSSPEQGTLSANFLMAADATRDDTQAMMFELQRATNALATRLEAEHGTWPIASIVAEVGGNAGRSLAAAENRDADQLGSITIDLIGADHRPYSSFEFTSMLQDEVRQSPLLEELSFRSFGMGPGGDSLSVDLIGGDAETLKAAAEALKAQLAQFALVTGLEDTLAYDKEELVLELTPQGQALGFSTDTLARELRQRLSGIEAATFPDGVRSASIWVTLPENERAADFLENTLLRSASGRYLPLGDIVRVETRQGFSSIQRENGLQLVTVSGVLDEGDPAAARDLLSQMETQMLPRLAEDYGVTFRLSGLSEQENEFLGDATLGAIGCLIAIYLVLAWVFSSWMRPMVVMSVIPFGMIGVIYGHAQWGIPMTMFSVVGIIGMAGIIINDSIVLVSTVDEYSADRGLFPSIADAAGDRLRPVLLTTATTVFGLGPLLFERSNDAQFLRPTVVTLSYGLGFGMVLVLLIVPAMLAAGHDLERAVRSARRAFRMPSGQVGGGMRALPWLAAALVAVAFALTLGWGLVMQVPGPLTALALPGTTGLLAALGVFVVTVAVGILAVWLAGALTMALRRKPPVEPAE from the coding sequence ATGACCCGCAGCCTGATCGCTGTGTTTCTGGGGGCCTTGGCTCTGGGCCTGCTCGCCGTCGCCGGTGGCATGGTTCGCGACACGCTGGCGGATCGCGCGGCGCAGGAAAGCATGCCCCGCATGGCGCGCGAACGGGTGTTCACCGTGCGGGTGATGCGCTTGCAGCCGGGGGCGATGTCGCCGGTGCTGTCGGCCTTTGGCGAGGTTGTTTCGCGCCGCACGCTGGAGTTGCGGGCACCCTCGGCCGGGCGGATCCTTGAAATGGCCGACGGGTTCGAGGACGGTGCTGCGGTAACGGCGGGGCAGGTGCTGGTCCGTCTGGACCCGGCGGATGCGACGGCGGCGCGCGATCTGGTGCGCACGGATCTGTCACAGGCCGAGGACGAGCTGCGCGATGCGCAGGCCGCGCTGGAACTGTCACATCTGGACCGCGCAGAGAGCGAGGCGCAGGCAGACCTGCGCCAGCGCGCGTTTGAACGGCGGCAGACGCTGAGCGAGCGTGGTGTGGGCACCGAAGCGACGGTGGAAGAGGCAGAGCTGGCCTTCGCCGCCGCCCGCGCTGCCGTGATCGCGCGCCGTCAGGCCGAGGCGCAGGCCGAGGCCCGCGTGGCCACCGCTGAAACGGCGGTTGAACGTCAACGCATCAATCTGTCCGAAGCCGAGCGCCGCGTGACCGAAACCGCGATCGCTGCCAGTTTCGACGGCGTGCTGAGCGATACCAATGCCGTGGCGGGCGGGCATGTCGCCTCGAACGAGCGGATCGCGTCGATCATCGACCCGGATTCGCTGGAAGTGTCGTTCCGTCTGTCTACCGCGCAATACCTGCGGCTGCTCGATGCGCAGGGCGCGCTGATCGCGGCGCGGGCGCAGGTGGCGTTGGAACTGGGCGGGCTGGAAATCACCTCGCCTGCCGTGTTGAGCCGGGCGGCGCCTTCGGTCGGAGAGGGGCAGTCGGGTCGTCTGGTCTATGCCGCCATCGACGCGCCGCGCGGCTTTCGTCCCGGCGATTTCGTGACCGTGCGGATCACCGAGCCCGAGCTGCCGGGCGTGGCCATGGTGCCCGCCGCTGCGGTCGATGCGCAGGGCGGCGTGTTGGTGTTGGCGGGCGAGGACCGGCTTGAGGCGGCGACGGTCGAGGTGGTGCGCCGTCAGGGCGACAGCGTGCTGATCCGCACCGGGGCGCTGACCGGGCGTGAGATTGTCGCGGCCCGCAATCCGCTGCTGGGGGCGGGCATCCGCGTGCGCCCGCAGCGCGATGCCGCCGCAGAGATTCCCGCCGCGCCCGATCTGGTCGCGCTGGACCCCGAACGCCGCGCCGAGCTGATCGCGCGGGTGTCGGCCAATACCCGGATGCCCGAACAGGTGCGCACGCGCATTCTGGCGCAGCTGGAACAGGAAAGCGTGCCCTCGCAGCTGATCGAACGGCTGGAGCAGGGCGGCGGGCGGCAGGGGGCTGACGGCATGGCGCGCGAACGGGTGATTGCTGAGACATCGCTGGGGCTTTTCCGCTATTTCACGCGCCACAGAACCGCTGCCAATCTGGTGCTGGTGCTCATGCTGGCGGCGGGCATCGTCGCCGTGCCGCGCATGCATGCGCAGTTTTTCCCCGATATCGTTGTCGATACGGTCAATGTGTCGATCCCCTGGACCGGCGCGGGGGCGGCGGATGTGGATTCCGCCATCATCCAGATCGTCGAGCCGGTGATGATGGCGGTCGAGGGGGTCACCTCGACCTCGTCCACCGCGTCGGAAGGGCGCGCGCAGATCTCGCTGGAATTCGAGCCGGGTTATGACACCGAGCGCGCGGCGTCCGAGGTGCAGGACGCGCTGGACGGGATCAACACGCTGCCCACGGATGCTGATGACCCGCGCGTCACGCGCTCGAACTGGCGCGACCGGGTGACGAATGTGATCCTGACCGGGCCGGTGGGGATTCAGCAACTGGCGCTGTTCACTGATGAATTCGTCGCGCGGCTGTTTGCGGCCGGGATCACGCGGGCGTCGATTCAGGGCATCGCCTCGCCCGAGGTGTCGGTCGAGGTGCCGGCGATGCGGCTGGTGCAGTACGATGTGACGCTGACAGAAATTGCGGCAGCAATCGAGACATCGGTAGCGGCGGATCCGTCGGGCGAGCTGGCCGGGGGCGCGCAGCGGGTGCGCACCGGCTCGGCCCGCCGCACGCCCGAGGAAATCAACGCCATCGTCCTGCGCTCGGGTGCCGATGGCAGCACGCTGACCGTGGGTGACGTGGCGACCGTGCTGAGCCGCGATATCGACCGGGACCGATCCTATTATGTCGGCGACAGTCAGGCCGTGGTGGTGCGGGTGGATCGCTCGGCCAATGGCGATGCGATCGGCATTCAGGAGACGGTGCAGAGCGTCGCGGACGAGATGATGCTGTCGCTGCCGCAGGGCGTTCGGATCGAGCTGGCGAATGCGCGGGCCGATATGATCTCGGGCCGGTTGAACCTGTTGGTGAGCAACGGGTTGCAGGGGCTGGCACTGGTGGTGCTGTTGCTGTTCTTGTTCCTGAACGCGCGCACGGCGATCTGGGTGGCGGCGGGGATTCCGGTCAGCATGCTGGCCGCCGTGGCGATGATGTATGTCACCGGCATGAGCCTGAACATGATCTCGCTCTTTGCGCTGATCATCACGCTGGGCATCGTGGTGGATGATGCCATCGTGGTGGGCGAGCACGCCGATTACCGCTACCGGGTGCTCAAAGAAACGCCCTATCAGGCGGCGGAAAACGCCGCGACCCGCATGGGAATGCCGGTGCTGGCGGCGTCGCTGACCACAATCATCGCCTTTGGCGGGCTGACCGTGATCGGCGGGCGCTTTGGCGACATGATTGCCGATATTCCCTGGACGGTGATCATGGTGCTGCTGGCGTCGTTGATCGAATGCTTCCTGATCCTGCCCAACCACATGGCGCATGCGCTGGCCGGGTCGGCGAAAGAGCATTGGTACGACTGGCCGTCGCGCACGGTGAACAAGGGGTTTGACTGGTTCCGCCAGCGGATGTTCCTGCCCTTCATGCGGCTGGTGATCCGGGCGCGCTATGTGGTTCTGGCCGCCTTGATGGTGGCGTTGGCCTATACCGGGACAATGTTCCTGCGCGGCGATGTGCCGTGGCGGTTTTTCTCATCGCCCGAGCAAGGCACGCTGAGCGCCAACTTCCTGATGGCGGCAGATGCAACGCGCGACGACACGCAGGCGATGATGTTCGAGCTGCAGCGCGCGACGAATGCGTTGGCGACGCGGCTGGAGGCCGAGCACGGCACATGGCCCATCGCCTCGATCGTGGCCGAGGTCGGCGGCAACGCGGGTCGGTCGCTGGCGGCGGCCGAGAACCGGGATGCCGATCAGCTGGGGTCGATCACCATCGACCTGATCGGGGCGGACCACCGGCCGTATTCGTCGTTCGAGTTCACCTCGATGCTGCAAGACGAGGTGCGCCAGAGCCCGCTGCTGGAGGAGCTGAGTTTCCGCTCCTTCGGCATGGGGCCGGGCGGGGATTCGCTGTCGGTCGATCTGATCGGCGGCGATGCCGAAACGCTGAAAGCCGCTGCCGAGGCGCTGAAAGCGCAGCTGGCGCAGTTTGCGCTGGTGACCGGGCTTGAGGATACGCTGGCCTATGACAAGGAAGAGCTGGTGCTGGAACTGACCCCGCAGGGGCAGGCGCTGGGCTTTTCCACCGACACGCTGGCGCGCGAGTTGCGCCAAAGGCTGAGCGGGATCGAGGCGGCGACCTTCCCCGACGGGGTGCGCTCGGCCTCGATCTGGGTCACGCTGCCTGAGAACGAGCGCGCGGCGGATTTTCTGGAGAACACGCTGCTGCGCAGCGCGTCGGGCCGCTACCTGCCCTTGGGCGATATTGTGCGGGTCGAGACGCGGCAGGGCTTCTCGTCGATCCAACGCGAGAACGGGCTGCAACTAGTGACGGTCTCGGGCGTGCTGGATGAGGGCGACCCGGCAGCGGCGCGCGATCTGCTCAGCCAGATGGAGACGCAGATGCTGCCGCGTCTGGCCGAGGATTACGGCGTGACCTTCCGTCTGTCCGGGCTGAGCGAGCAGGAAAACGAGTTCCTCGGCGATGCGACCCTGGGCGCGATCGGGTGTCTGATCGCGATCTATCTGGTGCTGGCCTGGGTGTTCAGCAGCTGGATGCGACCGATGGTGGTGATGTCGGTTATCCCCTTCGGGATGATCGGGGTGATCTATGGCCACGCGCAATGGGGTATCCCGATGACCATGTTCTCGGTCGTGGGGATCATTGGCATGGCCGGGATTATCATCAACGATTCCATCGTGTTGGTTTCGACTGTGGATGAGTATTCCGCAGATCGCGGGTTGTTCCCGTCGATTGCCGACGCGGCAGGGGATCGTTTGCGTCCGGTGCTGTTGACCACGGCGACCACGGTTTTCGGGCTGGGACCGCTGTTGTTCGAACGCTCGAACGACGCGCAGTTCCTGCGCCCAACCGTTGTGACGCTGTCCTATGGGCTGGGTTTTGGCATGGTGCTGGTGCTGCTGATCGTGCCCGCGATGCTGGCGGCGGGGCATGATCTGGAGCGGGCCGTCCGCTCGGCCCGGCGCGCGTTCCGCATGCCGTCGGGGCAGGTGGGCGGCGGGATGCGGGCGCTGCCGTGGCTGGCGGCGGCGCTGGTGGCGGTGGCTTTCGCGCTGACGCTGGGCTGGGGGCTGGTGATGCAGGTGCCGGGGCCGCTGACGGCGCTGGCGCTGCCCGGCACAACGGGCCTGCTGGCCGCGCTGGGGGTTTTCGTGGTGACGGTGGCGGTGGGGATACTGGCGGTCTGGCTGGCCGGGGCGCTGACCATGGCGCTGCGGCGCAAACCGCCGGTTGAGCCTGCCGAGTAA
- a CDS encoding YqgE/AlgH family protein, translating to MDFDLTGKLLISTPSMGDRRFSHAIIYMCAHSTEGAFGLVVNRPVPRLTMGAVLDQIGIACTPEREEAAVLSGGPVETQRGFVLHQGGSPVDDTAQALPEGLLLSASTDILRAIARGEGPEAWLLALGYSGWGPGQLESEIGQNAWLTCDASRSLIFDAQPGEHQWNAALRSMGVDPMSLSAVAGRA from the coding sequence ATGGATTTCGATCTGACCGGAAAGCTGTTGATTTCGACCCCATCCATGGGGGATCGGCGGTTTTCGCACGCGATCATCTATATGTGCGCGCATAGCACCGAGGGCGCGTTCGGACTGGTGGTGAACCGTCCGGTGCCCCGGCTGACCATGGGCGCGGTGCTGGACCAGATCGGTATCGCCTGCACGCCCGAGCGCGAAGAGGCCGCTGTCCTGTCCGGTGGCCCGGTCGAAACGCAGCGCGGTTTTGTGCTGCACCAGGGCGGCAGCCCGGTGGATGACACGGCACAGGCGCTGCCCGAAGGGCTGTTGCTGAGTGCCTCGACCGACATCCTGCGCGCCATCGCGCGGGGCGAAGGGCCCGAAGCGTGGCTGCTGGCGCTGGGCTATTCGGGCTGGGGGCCGGGACAGCTGGAAAGCGAGATCGGCCAGAACGCCTGGCTGACCTGCGACGCGTCCCGCAGCCTGATTTTTGACGCCCAGCCCGGTGAACACCAGTGGAACGCGGCGCTCAGGTCCATGGGCGTGGACCCGATGAGCCTGTCCGCCGTGGCCGGTCGTGCTTAG
- a CDS encoding protein-disulfide reductase DsbD domain-containing protein, whose amino-acid sequence MTLTSLPRTLTLCALALSPLSTAAQAQVSNPVLSAEILPGWTTERGTRMAALHLVLAPGWHTYWRNPGEAGIAPRFDWGASQNVASVRAIWPRPQIFDQNGYRSYGYENELLLPIEVTPQDGAHPMALLGALAIGVCAETCVPADVSVQGVLRGSGEHDRRITAALDNRAEPGAQGGLTSATCQLHPGDRDAELTLRTSVPSIGRTEAVIVEVPGYRVTDTQTRREGADLVTQARLRAPRRGEPMIFDRASIVFTVLSEEQMLVSQGCTGG is encoded by the coding sequence ATGACCCTGACATCCCTGCCCCGCACCCTGACGCTCTGCGCTCTCGCACTGTCGCCCCTGTCGACTGCGGCCCAAGCGCAGGTGTCGAACCCTGTTCTGTCGGCCGAGATCCTGCCCGGCTGGACCACCGAGCGCGGCACGCGCATGGCCGCGCTGCATCTCGTGCTGGCCCCCGGCTGGCACACCTATTGGCGCAACCCCGGTGAGGCAGGCATCGCGCCGCGCTTTGACTGGGGCGCGTCGCAGAACGTGGCCAGCGTCCGGGCCATCTGGCCGCGCCCGCAGATCTTCGACCAGAACGGCTATCGCAGTTACGGGTACGAGAACGAGCTGCTTCTGCCCATCGAGGTCACCCCGCAGGACGGCGCGCATCCGATGGCGCTGCTGGGCGCGCTGGCGATTGGCGTTTGCGCCGAAACCTGCGTGCCTGCCGATGTCAGCGTGCAGGGTGTGTTGCGCGGTTCGGGCGAGCACGACCGCCGCATCACCGCCGCGCTGGACAACCGGGCCGAGCCGGGCGCGCAGGGCGGCCTGACCAGCGCCACCTGCCAGCTGCACCCCGGCGACCGCGACGCCGAGCTGACGCTGCGCACCTCTGTCCCCTCGATCGGACGGACCGAGGCGGTCATTGTCGAGGTGCCCGGCTACCGTGTCACCGACACGCAAACCCGGCGCGAGGGCGCAGATCTGGTGACACAGGCCCGCCTGCGCGCGCCCCGTCGCGGCGAGCCGATGATCTTTGACCGCGCAAGCATCGTGTTTACCGTGCTGTCCGAGGAACAGATGCTCGTCTCGCAAGGCTGCACCGGCGGCTGA